Proteins from a genomic interval of Amycolatopsis sp. cg13:
- a CDS encoding trypsin-like peptidase domain-containing protein — protein MTENDPHAPDSAAGRQDPGAQPGAEGQAAWQQTPAQPASQSPSADPAGGDGGQQASGTTAAYGSAAEGSAGTSGTGTASGDTSGAYGAPAGQYGTAPAGGTAYGAGAAPAGGMPNPWSAQGAASPAGAPQSGQFPGAQQQPAAGQPYGSQYPGGTQTPPAGSPANPYGAPGTAVYGVPAQREKKGSAGKLLASVAAISLVIGGVAGGTVGYLTGGSGSSVSALDAPKPAQQTGNVPAGSVESVAQKLSPSVVELQVSGRTAAGEGSGFVLSSDGYILTNNHVVQVAANGGQIQAVFQDGKKAAAKVVGRDPTTDIAVVKVSGVGNLTPVELGRSDDLRVGQQVVAIGSPYELTGTVTSGIVSSLHRPVQAGGDETDQTTVMDAIQTDAAINPGNSGGPLSNMSGQVIGINSAIYSPNSGRGQGSGGEGGNVGIGFAIPIDQARRTAQDIIKTGHATQTFIGAKVTDAPQGGAQLGDITPGSPAEKAGLKSGDVVTKIDDRVIDSANTLVAAIRTRAPNDQTTFTLAGGRTVQVTLGGQAVPAN, from the coding sequence ATGACCGAGAACGACCCCCACGCGCCCGACTCCGCGGCGGGTCGCCAGGACCCGGGTGCCCAGCCGGGCGCCGAAGGCCAGGCGGCCTGGCAGCAGACCCCCGCTCAGCCAGCGAGCCAATCCCCGTCAGCAGATCCGGCGGGCGGCGACGGGGGTCAGCAAGCCTCCGGCACGACTGCCGCGTACGGTTCGGCGGCTGAGGGCTCGGCGGGGACGTCCGGCACCGGCACGGCGAGCGGTGACACTTCCGGCGCGTACGGAGCACCTGCGGGTCAGTACGGCACCGCCCCGGCCGGCGGCACGGCGTACGGGGCCGGTGCTGCTCCGGCTGGAGGCATGCCGAACCCGTGGTCGGCCCAAGGCGCGGCATCGCCCGCCGGTGCGCCCCAGAGCGGACAGTTCCCCGGCGCGCAGCAGCAGCCCGCGGCGGGTCAGCCGTACGGCAGCCAGTACCCCGGCGGGACGCAGACTCCGCCCGCCGGATCCCCGGCCAACCCTTACGGCGCACCGGGAACCGCGGTGTACGGCGTCCCCGCGCAGCGCGAGAAGAAGGGTTCGGCGGGCAAGCTCCTCGCGAGCGTCGCCGCCATCTCGCTCGTGATCGGCGGCGTGGCGGGCGGGACCGTCGGCTACCTCACCGGCGGATCCGGTTCGTCGGTGAGCGCGCTCGACGCGCCGAAACCCGCGCAGCAGACCGGCAATGTGCCCGCCGGCTCGGTCGAATCGGTGGCGCAGAAGCTGTCGCCGAGCGTTGTCGAGCTGCAGGTGTCCGGCCGGACCGCGGCGGGCGAGGGCTCCGGCTTCGTGCTCAGCAGCGACGGCTACATCCTCACCAACAACCACGTCGTCCAGGTCGCCGCGAACGGCGGCCAGATCCAGGCCGTGTTCCAGGACGGCAAGAAAGCTGCGGCGAAGGTCGTCGGCCGGGACCCGACCACGGACATCGCCGTGGTCAAGGTGTCCGGCGTCGGCAACCTGACGCCGGTCGAGCTGGGCCGGTCCGACGACCTGCGGGTCGGGCAGCAGGTGGTCGCCATCGGTTCGCCGTACGAGCTGACCGGCACGGTCACCTCGGGCATCGTCAGCTCGCTGCACCGCCCGGTGCAGGCCGGCGGCGACGAGACCGACCAGACCACGGTGATGGACGCGATCCAGACCGACGCCGCGATCAACCCCGGCAACTCGGGCGGTCCGCTGTCGAACATGAGCGGCCAGGTCATCGGCATCAACTCGGCCATCTACAGCCCGAACTCGGGCCGCGGCCAGGGCAGCGGCGGCGAGGGCGGCAACGTCGGCATCGGCTTCGCCATCCCGATCGACCAGGCGCGCCGCACCGCGCAGGACATCATCAAGACCGGGCACGCGACCCAGACGTTCATCGGCGCGAAGGTCACCGACGCGCCCCAGGGCGGCGCCCAGCTCGGCGACATCACACCGGGCAGCCCGGCGGAGAAAGCCGGCCTGAAGTCCGGCGACGTGGTGACCAAGATCGACGACCGCGTCATCGACAGCGCCAACACGCTCGTCGCCGCGATCCGCACGCGCGCTCCGAACGACCAGACGACCTTCACCCTCGCCGGCGGGCGCACGGTGCAGGTCACCTTGGGCGGGCAGGCGGTACCGGCCAACTAG
- a CDS encoding molybdopterin-dependent oxidoreductase, with protein sequence MGERARAVDRRVPKSEQFKGGAHGERVTARVGSLLGLAFLICFVTGLLSHLIQHPPEWFFWPSRPVWLYRVTQGAHVLSGIAAIPLLLAKLWSVYPKLFERPLVRSVPHAVERLSILVLSGAAFFELSSGLLNVAQNYPWNFYFPQVHYAVAWVAIGSILVHVAVKLPVIRRALTRERAPVEPPGPGLSRRGFLTTTGIATGVAVLATAGATVPALRNVSGLSWRSDKGSQRLPVNRTAVAAQVTRAAQDPGWRLSVVTPAGTRQFTLAELRALPQTTVDLPIACVEGWSQMATWRGISFPDLLRASGSSPGVDVRVSSLEKAGLYGVSVLPGEHTADPLTLLALELNGEVLNLDHGYPCRVIAPSRPGVLQTKWVSKLEVQ encoded by the coding sequence ATCGGCGAACGGGCTCGCGCCGTCGATCGCCGGGTCCCGAAGTCGGAGCAGTTCAAGGGCGGCGCGCACGGTGAGCGCGTCACGGCGAGGGTCGGCAGCCTGCTCGGACTCGCGTTCCTGATCTGCTTCGTCACCGGGCTGTTGAGCCATTTGATCCAGCATCCGCCGGAGTGGTTCTTCTGGCCCAGCCGACCGGTCTGGCTGTATCGGGTGACGCAGGGCGCGCACGTGTTGTCCGGGATCGCGGCGATTCCGTTGCTGCTGGCCAAACTGTGGAGCGTCTACCCGAAGCTGTTCGAACGTCCGCTGGTGCGCTCGGTGCCGCACGCGGTGGAGCGGCTGTCGATCCTTGTCCTCTCCGGGGCGGCGTTCTTCGAGCTGAGTTCGGGATTGCTGAACGTCGCGCAGAACTACCCGTGGAACTTCTACTTTCCGCAGGTGCACTACGCGGTGGCGTGGGTGGCGATCGGGTCGATCCTCGTGCACGTCGCGGTGAAGCTCCCGGTGATCCGGCGGGCGCTGACGCGGGAGCGTGCGCCGGTCGAACCGCCTGGCCCGGGGTTGTCGCGGCGAGGATTCCTGACCACCACGGGGATCGCGACCGGAGTCGCCGTGCTGGCCACCGCGGGAGCGACGGTTCCCGCCCTTCGGAACGTCTCCGGGCTGTCGTGGCGCTCGGACAAGGGCTCGCAGAGGTTGCCGGTCAACCGCACGGCCGTAGCGGCGCAAGTAACGCGGGCCGCACAGGATCCCGGGTGGCGGCTGTCCGTGGTGACGCCGGCGGGAACGCGGCAGTTCACGCTGGCCGAGTTGCGGGCGTTGCCGCAGACCACTGTGGACTTGCCGATCGCGTGCGTCGAGGGATGGAGCCAGATGGCGACGTGGCGCGGCATCTCGTTCCCGGACCTGCTGCGCGCGAGCGGCAGTTCGCCGGGGGTCGACGTGCGGGTGTCGTCGCTGGAGAAGGCCGGGCTGTACGGCGTCAGCGTGCTGCCTGGCGAGCACACGGCCGACCCACTCACGTTGCTGGCGCTGGAACTCAACGGCGAGGTGCTGAACCTTGACCACGGCTATCCGTGCCGCGTGATCGCGCCCAGCAGGCCAGGCGTGCTGCAGACGAAGTGGGTCTCGAAGCTGGAGGTGCAGTGA
- a CDS encoding methyltransferase domain-containing protein: MKLATGQEFDRGLLGHHCWLELANGGRIELPVGRWADGCDAGDAVLLDACEGPTLDVGCGPGRLTAALTRRGVVTLGVDSSPVAVRLTRRRGASALQRNVFTRLPGEGRWNHVLLADGNIGIGGDPDALLRRVRELLTSDGDVLVELEEPGHGVRRDHVRLRPDPADGRWFTWAWVGVDAIAEIAVRTGFRVVWTTSRGHRWFAKLARA; the protein is encoded by the coding sequence ATGAAACTCGCAACTGGCCAGGAATTCGACCGCGGGCTGCTGGGCCATCACTGCTGGCTGGAGCTGGCGAATGGAGGCCGCATCGAGCTTCCGGTCGGTCGTTGGGCCGACGGTTGCGACGCGGGCGACGCCGTGCTGCTCGACGCATGCGAGGGTCCGACGCTCGATGTCGGTTGCGGACCTGGCCGTCTCACTGCCGCGTTGACGCGCCGAGGCGTAGTGACCCTTGGTGTGGACAGCTCGCCGGTCGCGGTGCGGCTGACTCGACGGCGTGGGGCAAGTGCGTTGCAGCGCAACGTTTTCACTCGCTTGCCCGGCGAGGGACGGTGGAATCACGTGTTGCTGGCCGACGGCAACATCGGGATCGGTGGCGATCCCGATGCCCTGCTGCGGCGAGTACGCGAGTTGCTCACGTCCGACGGTGACGTGCTCGTCGAGTTGGAGGAGCCCGGGCACGGCGTACGCCGGGATCACGTCCGGCTGCGGCCGGATCCCGCGGATGGCCGATGGTTCACGTGGGCGTGGGTCGGCGTCGACGCCATCGCGGAAATCGCGGTACGGACTGGGTTCCGGGTCGTGTGGACGACCAGTCGCGGGCACCGCTGGTTCGCGAAGCTGGCACGCGCGTGA
- a CDS encoding DUF2064 domain-containing protein gives MTFCLLVVAKAPVPGFAKTRLCPPATPDQAAEIAASALLDTLDAAFATDGAITVVAMTGDLAAAARGTEIGRALRKATVIAQRGWDFGTRLANAHSDTAAVHAGLPVLQIGMDTPQVSPGLFASAIEPVVTGASSAVLGDAEDGGWWGLGLADPRQAQVLAGVPMSRPDTGFRTRAALTGAGLRVGKLPTLSDVDTMEDAARVAAIRPDGRFAAAVDAVGAMA, from the coding sequence ATGACGTTCTGCCTGCTTGTAGTCGCGAAAGCCCCCGTGCCAGGGTTCGCGAAGACGCGGTTGTGCCCACCCGCGACGCCAGACCAGGCAGCGGAGATCGCCGCGTCTGCGCTGCTGGACACGTTGGACGCTGCGTTCGCCACTGACGGCGCGATCACCGTCGTGGCGATGACGGGCGACCTCGCAGCAGCGGCGCGGGGTACCGAAATCGGTCGCGCATTGCGCAAGGCGACTGTGATTGCGCAGCGAGGCTGGGATTTCGGCACCCGGCTGGCCAACGCGCACTCCGACACCGCTGCGGTGCATGCCGGTTTGCCCGTGCTGCAGATCGGCATGGACACGCCGCAGGTCTCGCCCGGGTTGTTCGCGTCGGCGATCGAGCCGGTCGTCACCGGAGCCAGCAGCGCGGTGCTGGGCGACGCTGAAGACGGCGGCTGGTGGGGGCTTGGGCTCGCTGATCCGCGGCAGGCGCAAGTGCTCGCCGGAGTTCCGATGTCGCGTCCGGACACCGGGTTTCGCACTCGTGCGGCGCTGACGGGTGCGGGTCTGCGCGTTGGCAAGCTGCCGACGTTGTCCGATGTGGACACCATGGAGGACGCGGCGCGAGTGGCCGCGATCCGGCCCGACGGCAGGTTCGCGGCTGCGGTCGACGCAGTGGGAGCGATGGCATGA
- a CDS encoding glycosyltransferase family 2 protein, giving the protein MDVVLPCLDEAAALPGVLASLPPGYRAILVDNGSSDGSPGVAAAHGAKVVDEPRRGYGAAVHTGLENATADIVCFADADGSLDLAELPRLVAAVVDGADLAVGRRVPVSRAAWPWHARAGNAVLSLLLRSRGLPVRDIAPLRAVRRRELLALGVADRAFGYPLELLVKAQRAGWVVREFDVTYRERARGTKSKVSGSVRGTLRAVRDFGRVLVR; this is encoded by the coding sequence GTGGACGTCGTCCTCCCCTGCCTCGACGAGGCGGCCGCACTGCCCGGTGTGCTCGCGAGCCTCCCGCCGGGGTATCGCGCGATCCTCGTCGACAACGGATCGAGCGACGGTTCTCCCGGCGTCGCGGCCGCGCACGGCGCGAAGGTCGTCGACGAGCCGCGGCGCGGTTATGGTGCCGCCGTCCACACCGGGCTGGAGAACGCAACCGCTGACATCGTCTGTTTCGCGGATGCTGACGGATCGCTCGATCTGGCCGAACTGCCCCGTCTGGTCGCCGCGGTCGTGGATGGCGCTGACCTCGCGGTCGGACGCCGAGTGCCGGTGTCCCGGGCGGCTTGGCCGTGGCACGCAAGAGCGGGCAATGCCGTCCTCTCACTGCTCTTGCGGTCCCGTGGACTGCCCGTGCGGGACATCGCGCCGCTGCGGGCCGTACGCCGCCGGGAGTTGCTGGCTCTCGGCGTTGCCGACCGGGCGTTCGGCTATCCGCTTGAGCTGCTGGTGAAGGCTCAGCGCGCGGGCTGGGTGGTCCGGGAGTTCGACGTCACTTACCGGGAACGGGCGCGGGGCACGAAATCGAAGGTGTCCGGTTCGGTGCGCGGCACGTTGCGAGCGGTGCGGGACTTCGGGCGGGTGTTGGTCCGATGA
- a CDS encoding response regulator transcription factor: protein MEDQAGRVLVVDDDETVRDVVRRYLETAGFTVDLAGDGTAALAQFAERVPDLVVLDVMMPGLNGLEVCRRLRQTSQVPIVMLTALGEEENRIAGLQLGADDYVTKPFSPKELTLRVASVLRRARMPRPEPPTAELVDGNLRLQMTARQATLDGAVLPLTTREFDLLAFFLSHPGVAFSRADLLGKVWGWDFGDQSTVTVHVRRLREKIERDPAKPIRVATVWGVGYRYDRTQP, encoded by the coding sequence ATGGAAGACCAAGCGGGTCGCGTGCTCGTGGTCGACGACGACGAGACCGTGCGCGACGTCGTGCGCCGTTACCTCGAAACCGCCGGTTTCACCGTCGACCTGGCCGGCGACGGCACGGCGGCGCTCGCCCAGTTCGCCGAGCGCGTGCCGGACCTGGTGGTGCTCGACGTGATGATGCCTGGCCTCAACGGCCTGGAGGTGTGCCGGCGGCTGCGGCAGACGAGCCAGGTGCCGATCGTCATGCTCACCGCGTTGGGCGAGGAGGAAAACCGCATCGCCGGGCTGCAGTTGGGGGCCGACGATTACGTCACCAAACCGTTCAGCCCCAAGGAACTCACGCTGCGCGTGGCGTCCGTGCTGCGCCGGGCCCGGATGCCACGACCCGAGCCGCCCACCGCTGAGCTGGTAGACGGCAACCTCCGGCTCCAGATGACCGCCCGCCAGGCGACGCTCGACGGCGCGGTGCTGCCGCTGACCACGCGCGAGTTCGACCTCCTCGCGTTCTTCCTCTCCCACCCCGGCGTCGCGTTCAGCCGGGCTGACCTGCTGGGGAAGGTGTGGGGTTGGGACTTTGGCGACCAGTCCACGGTGACTGTCCACGTGCGACGGCTGCGCGAGAAAATCGAGCGTGACCCGGCCAAACCGATCCGTGTAGCGACGGTGTGGGGCGTCGGCTACCGCTACGACCGGACACAGCCATGA
- a CDS encoding HAMP domain-containing sensor histidine kinase, with amino-acid sequence MIGSGESAWDMFVHVLHILPLALLFALPVAALGGLALYLLRHRSLATTMTTLVLTPIAAMLVGILGVSGFMFTEALTTELLVCLLVALVAVPAAMVLGRVIARRSVWEREARERERAAEKSRRELVAWISHDLRSPLAGIQAMAEALADGVVSERAEVADYAQRISGETTRLSGMVGDLFELSRITAGALELSMSAVPLRDVVSDAVAAQAPVADRKRVRVLENASAWPVVSGSDPELARIVRNLVSNAIRHTPPDGTVAVQLGIDGDQALLAVDDGCGGIPDDEISRVFDVAFRGTQARTPDRSGTTSGGGLGLAIAKGLVEAHRGRIGVQNHGPGCRFEVRLPLAAS; translated from the coding sequence ATGATCGGCTCGGGCGAGTCGGCGTGGGACATGTTCGTCCACGTCCTGCACATTCTTCCGCTCGCCTTGCTGTTCGCCCTGCCGGTGGCAGCCTTGGGCGGGCTCGCGCTTTACCTGCTGCGGCACCGATCGCTGGCCACCACGATGACCACCCTCGTGCTGACCCCGATCGCGGCGATGCTGGTCGGCATCCTCGGCGTGAGCGGCTTCATGTTCACCGAGGCGCTGACCACCGAACTGCTCGTGTGCCTGCTCGTGGCACTGGTCGCGGTGCCCGCGGCGATGGTGCTGGGCCGGGTCATCGCGCGGCGCAGTGTGTGGGAACGAGAGGCGCGGGAACGCGAACGCGCGGCGGAGAAGTCGCGTCGCGAATTGGTCGCGTGGATCAGCCACGACCTTCGCAGTCCGCTGGCCGGGATCCAGGCGATGGCGGAGGCACTGGCCGATGGCGTGGTTTCGGAACGCGCTGAGGTGGCCGACTACGCCCAGCGCATCAGCGGCGAGACCACCCGGCTGTCCGGCATGGTCGGCGACCTGTTCGAGCTGTCCCGGATCACCGCGGGAGCACTCGAACTGAGCATGTCGGCGGTCCCGCTGCGCGACGTGGTGAGCGACGCGGTCGCCGCGCAGGCACCGGTGGCGGACCGCAAACGCGTGCGGGTGCTGGAAAACGCGTCGGCGTGGCCGGTGGTGTCCGGCAGCGATCCGGAGCTGGCGCGGATCGTGCGGAACCTCGTGTCCAACGCCATCCGGCACACTCCGCCGGACGGCACGGTCGCCGTGCAACTCGGCATCGACGGCGACCAGGCGCTGCTGGCCGTGGACGACGGCTGCGGCGGGATCCCGGACGACGAGATCAGCCGGGTCTTCGACGTCGCCTTCCGCGGCACGCAAGCCCGCACCCCCGACCGCAGCGGCACCACCAGCGGCGGCGGGCTGGGCCTGGCGATCGCGAAGGGCCTGGTGGAAGCACACCGAGGCCGGATCGGCGTGCAGAACCACGGCCCAGGATGCCGCTTCGAGGTGCGGTTGCCGCTGGCGGCGTCCTGA
- a CDS encoding MBL fold metallo-hydrolase: MRSIVVGDIEIHALTDGRLQLPSSFFPGLLGKRSAPTAVPVVLGAFLIRTGVRTVLVDAGFGPRPTGEPHLPQHSKEQLHPVVSAAETEHTGGLPAALAEAGVAREDVDTVVLTHLHADHIGWVAPSGEPYFPNAEVRYGAPDWAAFVEPAGRHDRGRVALEALRAQGKLRPMLDGETVAPGVTVRHAPGHTPGHYVLEVADQDRRAVLIGDVFQIPEQMADPTIGAASDVDPGQAELTRRRWLGEVAGTGTIVAAAHFPDEPFFRIATDHTVEPISAVAAP; encoded by the coding sequence ATGCGTTCCATCGTGGTGGGGGACATCGAAATCCACGCATTGACCGACGGACGGCTGCAGCTGCCGTCGTCGTTCTTTCCAGGACTCCTGGGCAAGCGCTCGGCACCGACCGCCGTGCCCGTGGTTCTTGGCGCATTCCTGATCCGGACGGGCGTCCGCACAGTGCTGGTCGACGCCGGTTTCGGTCCGCGTCCGACCGGCGAGCCGCATCTGCCGCAGCATTCCAAAGAGCAACTGCACCCGGTGGTCAGCGCCGCTGAAACTGAGCACACCGGAGGCTTGCCCGCCGCGCTCGCCGAAGCCGGGGTTGCCCGCGAAGACGTCGACACCGTGGTGCTGACTCACCTGCACGCCGACCACATCGGCTGGGTCGCGCCGAGCGGCGAGCCGTACTTCCCGAACGCCGAAGTGCGGTACGGCGCGCCCGACTGGGCGGCGTTCGTCGAACCGGCGGGGCGGCACGACCGCGGCCGCGTAGCGCTGGAAGCCCTTCGCGCCCAGGGCAAACTGCGTCCGATGCTGGACGGCGAAACGGTCGCGCCCGGCGTCACCGTTCGGCATGCTCCCGGGCACACGCCGGGGCATTACGTGCTGGAGGTCGCGGATCAGGACCGTCGCGCCGTCCTGATCGGTGACGTCTTCCAGATTCCGGAGCAGATGGCCGATCCGACGATCGGGGCCGCATCCGACGTCGATCCGGGGCAGGCGGAGCTGACCCGCCGTCGCTGGCTCGGCGAGGTGGCCGGTACCGGGACCATCGTCGCGGCCGCGCATTTCCCGGACGAGCCATTCTTCCGGATCGCGACCGACCACACCGTGGAGCCGATCTCGGCCGTTGCCGCGCCCTGA